From the Streptomyces nigrescens genome, one window contains:
- a CDS encoding 3-isopropylmalate dehydrogenase: MSRSIRLAVIPGDGIGQEVVAQGLKVLTAVLPQDVKLETKEYDLGARRWHATGETLPDAELEALKQHDAILLGAIGDPSVPSGVLERGLLLKLRFAFDHFVNLRPSKLFPNTSTPLAGRPDIDFIVVREGTEGPYTGNGGSLRTGTPAEVATEVSLNTAYGVERVVRDAYERANARPRKKLTLVHKNNVLVYAGHMWKNIFDKVGQEYPEVTTDYLHVDAATIFFVTQPERFDVIVTDNLFGDILTDLAAAVTGGIGLAASGNINPTGDFPSMFEPVHGSAPDIAGTGKADPTATILSVALLLRHLGYEPQAARIEEAVATDLEARDGSARSTDEIGDALAARVAG, from the coding sequence ATGTCTCGCAGCATTCGCCTCGCAGTGATCCCCGGTGACGGTATCGGCCAGGAAGTCGTGGCCCAGGGCCTGAAGGTCCTGACCGCGGTCCTCCCGCAGGACGTCAAGCTGGAAACCAAGGAGTACGACCTCGGTGCCCGGCGATGGCATGCGACCGGTGAGACCCTCCCCGACGCGGAGCTGGAGGCGCTCAAGCAGCACGACGCCATCCTGCTCGGCGCGATCGGCGACCCGTCCGTACCCTCCGGGGTGCTGGAGCGCGGTCTGCTGCTCAAGCTCCGCTTCGCCTTCGACCACTTCGTCAACCTGCGCCCGTCGAAGCTCTTCCCGAACACCTCCACGCCGCTCGCCGGCCGCCCCGACATCGACTTCATCGTCGTCCGCGAGGGCACCGAAGGCCCGTACACCGGCAACGGCGGCAGCCTGCGCACCGGCACCCCCGCCGAGGTCGCCACCGAGGTCAGCCTCAACACCGCCTACGGCGTGGAGCGGGTCGTCCGCGACGCCTATGAGCGGGCCAACGCCCGCCCGCGCAAGAAGCTGACGCTGGTGCACAAGAACAATGTGCTGGTGTACGCGGGTCACATGTGGAAGAACATCTTCGACAAGGTCGGCCAGGAGTACCCCGAGGTCACCACCGACTACCTGCACGTCGACGCCGCGACGATCTTCTTCGTCACCCAGCCCGAGCGGTTCGACGTGATCGTCACCGACAACCTCTTCGGTGACATCCTCACCGACCTCGCCGCTGCCGTCACCGGTGGTATCGGCCTGGCCGCCTCCGGGAACATCAACCCGACCGGCGACTTCCCCTCGATGTTCGAGCCGGTGCACGGCTCCGCGCCGGACATCGCGGGCACCGGCAAGGCCGACCCGACGGCCACGATCCTCTCCGTCGCGCTGCTGCTGCGCCACCTCGGCTACGAGCCGCAGGCCGCCCGCATCGAGGAGGCCGTGGCCACCGATCTGGAGGCCAGGGACGGATCGGCGCGGAGCACCGACGAGATCGGTGACGCGCTGGCCGCACGAGTAGCGGGCTGA
- a CDS encoding purple acid phosphatase family protein: MTGNPRGAAPLPSHTPRVGIPEQLAARMSMPEQHDYLRTKLSRRGLLRTSAATAGVVAGSGLLAGSAQGVSPTLLSSPTTAAVDGSLVAPFGRHLAFGADPKSQMRVSWQVPFAVKRPYLRVGIEPWDLGRKIEAEVRDLHTPSLSAKLPAVQQYYLHAALDGLRPGTTYYYGVGHEGFDPADPRHFSTVGTFRTAPARPEAFVFTAFGDQGVSYHALANDQLILGQNPSFHLHAGDICYADTDGDGSEHDAYDARVWDQFLAQTESVAKSVPWMVTTGNHDMEAWYSPNGYGGQNARWTLPGNGPDAKNAPGVYSFTYGNTAVVALDANDISYEIPANQGYTDGRQTRWLDRRLGELRAADGIDFLVVFFHHCAFSTTNSHASDGAVRDAWLPLFEKHQVDLVVNGHNHVYERTDALKSGRVAKKMPIGASVDTTREGIVYVTAGGAGRALYDFPVPDSYEGHVKDLDHVDTYHWSKGQKKTKETVEWSRVRYTGYSFIAVEVTPGHRPRMKVTALAESGERIDHFEVTRSPAR, encoded by the coding sequence ATGACTGGAAATCCCCGTGGGGCCGCCCCCCTGCCCTCGCACACCCCCCGCGTCGGCATCCCGGAGCAGTTGGCGGCCCGGATGAGCATGCCGGAACAGCATGACTACCTCCGTACGAAGCTGAGCCGCAGAGGCCTGCTGCGTACCTCGGCCGCCACCGCGGGAGTCGTCGCGGGCTCCGGACTGCTGGCCGGTTCGGCCCAGGGCGTCTCGCCCACACTGCTGTCCTCGCCCACCACGGCCGCCGTCGACGGTTCGCTGGTCGCCCCCTTCGGCCGCCATCTGGCCTTCGGTGCCGACCCCAAGAGCCAGATGCGGGTGAGCTGGCAGGTGCCGTTCGCGGTCAAGCGGCCGTATCTGCGGGTGGGAATCGAGCCCTGGGACCTGGGGCGCAAGATCGAGGCCGAGGTCCGCGATCTGCACACCCCGTCGCTGTCCGCGAAGCTGCCGGCCGTGCAGCAGTACTACCTGCACGCCGCGCTGGACGGACTGCGCCCGGGAACGACGTACTACTACGGCGTCGGCCACGAGGGCTTCGACCCGGCCGACCCGCGCCACTTCTCCACCGTCGGCACCTTCCGTACCGCCCCGGCCCGCCCCGAGGCCTTCGTCTTCACCGCCTTCGGCGACCAGGGAGTGAGCTACCACGCCCTGGCCAACGACCAGTTGATCCTGGGTCAGAACCCGTCCTTCCACCTGCACGCGGGCGACATCTGCTACGCGGACACCGACGGCGACGGCTCCGAGCACGACGCCTACGACGCCCGGGTCTGGGACCAGTTCCTCGCGCAGACCGAGTCGGTGGCCAAGTCCGTGCCGTGGATGGTGACCACCGGCAACCACGACATGGAGGCCTGGTACTCCCCCAACGGCTACGGCGGCCAGAACGCCCGCTGGACGCTGCCCGGCAACGGCCCGGACGCCAAGAACGCCCCCGGCGTCTACTCGTTCACCTACGGCAACACCGCGGTCGTCGCCCTGGACGCCAACGACATCTCCTACGAGATCCCCGCCAACCAGGGCTACACCGACGGCCGGCAGACCCGCTGGCTCGACCGCCGCCTGGGCGAGCTGCGCGCCGCCGACGGCATCGACTTCCTCGTGGTCTTCTTCCACCACTGCGCCTTCTCCACCACCAACTCCCACGCCTCCGACGGCGCGGTGCGCGACGCCTGGCTGCCGCTGTTCGAGAAGCACCAGGTGGACCTGGTCGTCAACGGCCACAACCACGTCTACGAGCGGACCGACGCCCTCAAGAGCGGGCGGGTCGCCAAGAAGATGCCGATCGGCGCGAGCGTGGACACCACCCGCGAGGGCATCGTGTACGTGACCGCGGGCGGCGCGGGCCGGGCCCTTTACGACTTCCCCGTGCCGGACAGCTACGAGGGGCACGTCAAGGACCTCGACCACGTGGACACCTACCACTGGTCCAAGGGCCAGAAGAAGACCAAGGAAACCGTGGAGTGGTCCCGGGTCCGCTACACCGGCTACTCCTTCATCGCCGTCGAGGTCACACCGGGCCACCGCCCGCGGATGAAGGTCACCGCCCTCGCCGAGTCCGGCGAGCGCATCGACCACTTCGAGGTGACCCGCTCGCCCGCGCGGTAG